Proteins from a single region of Malaclemys terrapin pileata isolate rMalTer1 chromosome 25, rMalTer1.hap1, whole genome shotgun sequence:
- the THRA gene encoding thyroid hormone receptor alpha isoform X2: MEQKPSTLDCLSEPEETRWLDGKRKRKSSQCSVKSSMSGYIPSYLDKDEQCVVCGDKATGYHYRCITCEGCKGFFRRTIQKNLHPTYSCKYDGSCVIDKITRNQCQLCRFKKCIAVGMAMDLVLDDSKRVAKRKLIEENRERRRKEEMIKTLQHRPEPSAEEWELIHVVTEAHRSTNAQGSHWKQKRKFLPEDIGQSPMASMPDGDKVDLEAFSEFTKIITPAITRVVDFAKKLPMFSELPCEDQIILLKGCCMEIMSLRAAVRYDPESETLTLSGEMAVKREQLKNGGLGVVSDAIFDLGKSLSAFNLDDTEVALLQAVLLMSSDRTGLLRVEKIEKCQETYLLAFEHYINYRKHNIPHFWPKLLMKVTDLRMIGACHASRFLHMKVECPTELFPPLFLEVFEDQEV, translated from the exons ATGGAACAGAAGCCCAGCACCCTGGACTGCCTGTCGGAGCCAGAGGAAACCCG GTGGCTGGATGGGAAACGCAAAAGAAAGAGCAGCCAATGTTCGGTGAAGAGCAGCATGTCAG ggtaCATCCCTAGTTACCTGGACAAAGATGAACAATGTGTCGTGTGCGGCGACAAGGCGACCGGCTACCACTACCGCTGCATCACCTGCGAGGGCTGCAAG GGCTTTTTCCGACGCACCATCCAGAAGAACCTGCACCCGACCTACTCCTGCAAGTACGATGGCAGCTGTGTCATCGACAAGATCACCCGCAACCAGTGCCAGCTGTGCCGCTTCAAGAAGTGCATCGCCGTGGGCATGGCCATGGACT tGGTGCTGGATGACTCCAAGCGGGTAGCCAAGCGGAAGCTGATCGAGGAGAACCGGGAGCGGCGGCGCAAGGAGGAGATGATCAAGACCCTGCAGCACCGCCCGGAGCCCAGCGCCGAGGAGTGGGAGCTGATCCACGTGGTGACGGAGGCGCATCGCAGCACCAACGCCCAGGGCAGCCACTGGAAACAGAAGCGGAAATTCCTG CCCGAGGACATCGGCCAATCGCCCATGGCCTCCATGCCCGACGGGGACAAGGTCGACCTGGAGGCGTTCAGCGAGTTTACAAAAATCATTACCCCGGCCATCACTCGCGTGGTGGACTTTGCCAAAAAACTGCCCATGTTTTCAGAG CTGCCTTGCGAGGACCAGATCATCCTACTGAAGGGCTGCTGCATGGAGATCATGTCGCTGCGGGCGGCTGTGCGCTACGACCCCGAGAGCGAGACGCTGACGCTGAGCGGTGAGATGGCCGTCAAGCGGGAGCAGCTGAAAAACGGCGGGCTGGGCGTGGTGTCCGACGCCATCTTTGACCTGGGCAAGTCGCTCTCCGCCTTCAACCTCGACGACACGGAGGTGGCGCTGCTCCAGGCCGTGCTGCTCATGTCCTCAG ACCGCACCGGGCTGCTGCGGGTGGAGAAGATCGAGAAGTGCCAGGAGACCTACCTGCTGGCGTTCGAACACTACATCAACTATCGCAAACACAACATTCCCCACTTCTGGCCCAAGCTGCTGATGAAGGTGACCGACCTGCGCATGATCGGTGCCTGCCACGCCAGCCGCTTCCTGCACATGAAGGTGGAGTGCCCCACCGAGCTGTTCCCACCCCTCTTCCTCGAGGTCTTTGAGGATCAGGAAGTctag
- the THRA gene encoding thyroid hormone receptor alpha isoform X1: MGTGRATRLSGELPSGGGVAAASNQVLFSLCCRWLDGKRKRKSSQCSVKSSMSGYIPSYLDKDEQCVVCGDKATGYHYRCITCEGCKGFFRRTIQKNLHPTYSCKYDGSCVIDKITRNQCQLCRFKKCIAVGMAMDLVLDDSKRVAKRKLIEENRERRRKEEMIKTLQHRPEPSAEEWELIHVVTEAHRSTNAQGSHWKQKRKFLPEDIGQSPMASMPDGDKVDLEAFSEFTKIITPAITRVVDFAKKLPMFSELPCEDQIILLKGCCMEIMSLRAAVRYDPESETLTLSGEMAVKREQLKNGGLGVVSDAIFDLGKSLSAFNLDDTEVALLQAVLLMSSDRTGLLRVEKIEKCQETYLLAFEHYINYRKHNIPHFWPKLLMKVTDLRMIGACHASRFLHMKVECPTELFPPLFLEVFEDQEV; this comes from the exons ATGGGGACAGGAAGGGCGACCCGCCTGTCGGGGGAGCTCCCGTCAGGGGGAGGCGTTGCTGCAGCTAGTAACCAGGTCTTGTTCTCGCTCTGCTGCAGGTGGCTGGATGGGAAACGCAAAAGAAAGAGCAGCCAATGTTCGGTGAAGAGCAGCATGTCAG ggtaCATCCCTAGTTACCTGGACAAAGATGAACAATGTGTCGTGTGCGGCGACAAGGCGACCGGCTACCACTACCGCTGCATCACCTGCGAGGGCTGCAAG GGCTTTTTCCGACGCACCATCCAGAAGAACCTGCACCCGACCTACTCCTGCAAGTACGATGGCAGCTGTGTCATCGACAAGATCACCCGCAACCAGTGCCAGCTGTGCCGCTTCAAGAAGTGCATCGCCGTGGGCATGGCCATGGACT tGGTGCTGGATGACTCCAAGCGGGTAGCCAAGCGGAAGCTGATCGAGGAGAACCGGGAGCGGCGGCGCAAGGAGGAGATGATCAAGACCCTGCAGCACCGCCCGGAGCCCAGCGCCGAGGAGTGGGAGCTGATCCACGTGGTGACGGAGGCGCATCGCAGCACCAACGCCCAGGGCAGCCACTGGAAACAGAAGCGGAAATTCCTG CCCGAGGACATCGGCCAATCGCCCATGGCCTCCATGCCCGACGGGGACAAGGTCGACCTGGAGGCGTTCAGCGAGTTTACAAAAATCATTACCCCGGCCATCACTCGCGTGGTGGACTTTGCCAAAAAACTGCCCATGTTTTCAGAG CTGCCTTGCGAGGACCAGATCATCCTACTGAAGGGCTGCTGCATGGAGATCATGTCGCTGCGGGCGGCTGTGCGCTACGACCCCGAGAGCGAGACGCTGACGCTGAGCGGTGAGATGGCCGTCAAGCGGGAGCAGCTGAAAAACGGCGGGCTGGGCGTGGTGTCCGACGCCATCTTTGACCTGGGCAAGTCGCTCTCCGCCTTCAACCTCGACGACACGGAGGTGGCGCTGCTCCAGGCCGTGCTGCTCATGTCCTCAG ACCGCACCGGGCTGCTGCGGGTGGAGAAGATCGAGAAGTGCCAGGAGACCTACCTGCTGGCGTTCGAACACTACATCAACTATCGCAAACACAACATTCCCCACTTCTGGCCCAAGCTGCTGATGAAGGTGACCGACCTGCGCATGATCGGTGCCTGCCACGCCAGCCGCTTCCTGCACATGAAGGTGGAGTGCCCCACCGAGCTGTTCCCACCCCTCTTCCTCGAGGTCTTTGAGGATCAGGAAGTctag
- the NR1D1 gene encoding LOW QUALITY PROTEIN: nuclear receptor subfamily 1 group D member 1 (The sequence of the model RefSeq protein was modified relative to this genomic sequence to represent the inferred CDS: inserted 1 base in 1 codon), translated as MLPPHTLRQASERGHGPGNYKSRQPPGWASALAAGFTRPPLAESVSLGHEALPGNHMVDAPEPRAGDCAAAPGARQRGWSRSPGRVKYCRGGRGGGTQRSRPACAPRPAAAQRPSAGFPCAREGVSAPXAPLRMAAPDSNNNTGGVISYIGSSGSSPSRTSPVSLCSDSSNGSFQSGSQAFPSYFPPSPTGSLTHDSRPYGAGLQGSREDGSPSSSSSSSYSSSGTSPGGLQVAMDDGRRVSPSKTTSNITKLNGMVLLCKVCGDVASGFHYGVHACEGCKGFFRRSIQQNIQYKKCLKNENCSIVRINRNRCQQCRFKKCLSVGMSRDAVRFGRIPKREKQRMLAEMQSAMNNMANNQLSGQCPPEGSPLGHPQPANPLPCHQQLPGSPPQQQACFSQFPQQLTPPRSPSPTEAMDDVISQVTKAHKEIFIYAHDKLGTALPLPRPCDNNALNWENHRCANGYQGNSLYRHDNNNLPHPDASRFPAWQSSSPNACHQNNMNSHRLCPTGYPSLAQEAETPAGQGCPWQRGTKDILLACPMNAHPHGRSGHTVQEIWEDFSLSFTPAVREVVEFAKHIPGFKDLSQHDQVALLKAGTFEVLMVRFAPLFNVKEQTVMFMSRTTYSLGELWGMGMGDLLSSMFEFSEKLGSLELTEEELGLFTAVVLVSADRSGMENTASVEQLQETLIRALRALILKNHPTETSRFTKLLLKLPDLRTLNNMHSEKLLSFRIDAQ; from the exons ATGCTCCCGCCGCACACGCTGCGGCAAGCCAGCGAGCGAGGGCACGGCCCCGGGAACTACAAGTCCCGTCAGCCACCGGGCTGGGCAAGCGCCCTGGCCGCCGGCTTCACGCGCCCGCCGCTCGCCGAAAGTGTGTCACTGGGGCACGAGGCTCTCCCCGGGAATCACATGGTGGATGCGCCGGAGCCGCGTGCTGGGGACTGCGCAGCCGCGCCGGGTGCCAGGCAAAGAggctggagccggagccctgGCAGAGTAAAATATTGCCGAGGAGGGAGAGGCGGCGGCACGCAGCGCTCCCGTCCTGCCTGCGCCCCCAGACCAGCCGCAGCGCAAAGACCCAGCGCGGGCTTCCCCTGCGCCCGGGAGGGAGTTTCTGCAC GCGCGCCCCTAAGGATGGCAGCTCCGGACTCCAACAACAACACAG GCGGCGTGATCAGCTACATCGGCTCCAGCGGCTCCTCGCCCAGCCGCACGAGCCCCGTCTCCCTGTGCAGCGACAGCTCCAACGGCAGCTTCCAGTCCGGTTCGCAGGCCTTCCCCTCCTACTTTCCGCCCTCGCCCACCGGCTCCCTGACCCACGACTCGCGGCCCTAcggtgctgggctgcagggctcaCGGGAGGATGGCTCCCCTTCCTCGTCGTCCTCCTCTTCGTACAGCTCCTCCGGGACCTCCCCCGGGGGCCTGCAGGTCGCCATGGACGACGGGAGGCGCGTCTCTCCTAGCAAGACCACCAGCAACATCACCA agctgaacgGGATGGTTCTGCTTTGCAAAGTGTGTGGAGATGTCGCCTCAGGCTTCCACTATGGGGTCCATGCCTGCGAGGGCTGCAAG gGTTTCTTCCGGCGCAGCATTCAGCAAAACATCCAGTACAAAAAGTGCCTGAAAAACGAGAACTGCTCCATCGTCCGGATCAACCGGAACCGGTGCCAGCAGTGCCGCTTCAAGAAATGTCTGTCGGTCGGCATGTCCCGGGACG CCGTGCGCTTCGGGCGCATCCCCAAGCGTGAGAAGCAGCGGATGCTGGCGGAGATGCAGAGTGCCATGAACAACATGGCCAACAACCAGCTGAGCGGGCAGTGCCCCCCGGAGGGCTCCCCGCTGGGGCACCCCCAGCCTGCCAACCCTCTGCCGTGCCATCagcagctccccggctccccgccacAGCAGCAGGCCTGCTTTTCCCAGTTCCCCCAGCAGCTGacgcccccccgctcccccagccccacggaGGCCATGGACGATGTCATCTCGCAGGTGACCAAGGCGCACAAGGAGATCTTCATCTACGCCCACGACAAGCTGGGCACGGCGCTGCCACTGCCGCGGCCCTGCGATAACAACGCCCTCAACTGGGAGAACCACCGCTGTGCCAACGGCTACCAGGGCAACAGCCTCTATCGCCACGACAACAACAACCTGCCCCACCCCGACGCCTCCCGCTTCCCCGCCTGGCAATCCAGCTCCCCCAACGCCTGCCACCAGAACAACATGAACAGCCACCGGCTCTGCCCCACCGGCTACCCCTCCTTGGCCCAGGAGGCCGAGACCCCGGCAGGCCAGGGCTGCCCGTGGCAAAGGGGCACTAAGGACATCCTGCTG gcATGCCCCATGAACGCGCACCCGCACGGCAGGAGCGGCCACACCGTCCAGGAGATCTGGGAGGATTTCTCGCTGAGCTTCACGCCCGCTGTCCGGGAGGTAGTGGAGTTTGCCAAGCACATACCAGGCTTCAAGGACCTGTCGCAGCACGACCAAGTGGCCCTGCTCAAAGCCGGCACCTTTGAG GTGCTGATGGTGCGGTTCGCCCCCCTGTTCAACGTGAAGGAGCAGACGGTGATGTTCATGAGCCGCACGACGTACAGCCTGGGGGAGCTATGGGGGATGGGCATGGGCGACCTGCTCAGCTCCATGTTCGAGTTCAGCGAGAAGCTCGGCTCCCTGGAGCTCACCGAGGAGGAGCTGGGCCTCTTCACCGCTGTCGTGCTGGTCTCGGCAG ACCGCTCCGGCATGGAGAACACGGCGTcagtggagcagctgcaggagacCCTGATCCGTGCCCTGCGCGCGCTGATCCTCAAGAACCACCCCACAGAGACCTCGCGCTTCACCAAGCTGCTACTCAAGCTGCCCGACCTGCGCACGCTGAACAACATGCATTCGGAGAAGCTGCTGTCCTTCCGCATCGACGCCCAGtag